A single window of Bremerella cremea DNA harbors:
- a CDS encoding DUF1559 domain-containing protein codes for MVLRSRRGFTLVELLVVIAIIGVLIALLLPAVQQAREAARRMSCSNNMKQLGLALHNYHDTFKVFPYGWLSSSQRQTLKRDCWFQRILPFIEQGAMYDQYEAWNGEWIMDTPPALKDLQVEMIVCPSEASSPAVGGSGGKRAGGDGFQGSYVGCRGSQILQRTGENGGIFNLASKTKFASVIDGTSNTLAFSEAIIRGSANTGGWGGPGGYWGGAEWGGFGYTCYEPPNTTVPDRIYKCKNESFPGSPCVSVGSTTEIETYARSYHPGGVMATLCDGSVRFIPETINRQTYQALGTRQGGEVVGEY; via the coding sequence ATGGTTCTAAGGTCACGGCGTGGCTTCACGCTTGTCGAATTGCTCGTCGTAATTGCGATCATTGGTGTCTTGATCGCACTTTTGTTGCCGGCGGTGCAACAAGCACGCGAAGCCGCTCGCCGTATGAGTTGCAGCAACAACATGAAACAGTTGGGGCTGGCACTGCACAACTATCACGACACCTTTAAAGTCTTTCCTTATGGCTGGCTATCTTCTAGCCAACGGCAAACACTGAAGCGTGATTGTTGGTTTCAGCGGATCTTGCCATTCATTGAACAAGGGGCAATGTACGATCAGTACGAGGCCTGGAATGGTGAGTGGATCATGGATACTCCGCCAGCGCTCAAAGACTTGCAAGTCGAGATGATCGTCTGCCCATCCGAAGCCTCCTCGCCTGCCGTGGGTGGTTCCGGCGGAAAACGCGCTGGTGGCGATGGCTTCCAAGGAAGTTATGTTGGTTGCCGAGGCTCACAAATCTTGCAACGGACCGGCGAGAACGGTGGTATCTTCAACTTGGCATCGAAGACCAAGTTTGCCTCGGTGATCGATGGTACCAGCAACACGCTGGCTTTTAGTGAAGCGATCATTCGTGGCTCAGCCAACACCGGTGGTTGGGGCGGCCCAGGTGGTTATTGGGGTGGTGCTGAATGGGGTGGCTTTGGCTACACCTGCTACGAGCCGCCAAACACCACGGTTCCAGATCGAATCTACAAGTGTAAGAACGAGAGTTTCCCAGGTTCCCCGTGTGTTTCTGTAGGCAGCACGACTGAAATCGAAACCTACGCACGCAGCTATCACCCAGGCGGTGTCATGGCCACGCTGTGCGATGGTTCGGTCCGTTTCATCCCCGAAACGATCAATCGCCAAACTTACCAAGCTCTGGGAACTCGCCAAGGCGGTGAAGTCGTAGGAGAGTATTAA